The genomic region ATGCTTGCTGCAACTGACCATATATAGTTGTTTGTATCTCAGACTGATATCCATCATAAGTCCGATTGATTACTAGGTTAATAATAAAATTAATACAATCCTTTTCTTCTATGCTCTCAATCTCTGCCTGACATACTTCTGTTATTTTTACATATAATCTTCTCCCCAGTTCTTCTAAATGGTTTATGGGATAAACATTTTTATAATAATACTTCTTCCAATCCCTAAGGGATTTAGGAGAACATTTTCTTATCAATTCTGAAACTGGTCCAACTTTGTTTTTCTTTGTCAAACCCCATCTCATATTTGCCTGATTTAGTATCCATTCTTTTGGCATTATTTTTCCCCCACATATGATAAAAATCTTGATTTGAATTTATAATTAAATGTAGTATCTACATAAGTACAGTCATTCTTTATTAAATGAGCATTTATAAAAGTCTTATTCTGTAAATATAAATAGCAAAGTAAGTTGTTCTTTTCATCATATTTTATACTGTCAAATTTCAGAAATACTTTTTGGCCTCTTGTTTTTTCTTTTAAAAACTGTAATGCTTCTCTATTTTTCTCAGGTTTTTCTTTCACTCCTAATAATCTAATTCTTAAGCCATTATTCAAGATTAATATCTCGGGACTAATTATTTGCTTTACAATATGGTATTTTTCTTTTTTATAATACGAATTATCTATTTTTGACCCAAATCTCAATTTTCTAGGGTCAACTTTTTTATCAAACTTTATTGGGTCTTTGAAAATATAAGGTAATTTTTTAATCTCTTCTTCATATTTTAGTTTTAATTCCCCCTGCTTTATTATTTTAAATATTGCATCTTTAAACAAAGTGTTTTGTTTTATTCCAAGTTTTTCTTTCATAATTGGAATAAAATCATCATTTATTTCATAACCAATAGAATTTCTATTAGTATTTTTAGCAGCTAAAGAGGCCGTTCCACTTCCTAAGAAAGGATCAAGAATAGTATCACCAACAAAACTAAACATCTTAATAAGACGTCTTGGTAGTTCTTTAGGAAACATAGCTAGATGTTTATCCTGTTTTTCACCAGGAAAATTCCAGTGCCCAGTAAAATATTGATTCCATTCATCTTTAGTCAATTTTGATTGTTCTTTAATATCCCTATTAACTCTTGGAGACTTCCCATATTTTTTAAAAATTAAAATAAATTCATAATCAAGTTTAAGAATCCCATTTCTTGGATATGGAAAAGAACCCATTACTGTTGCTCCCCCAGTTGTATGGCAAGTAGTTACTTTTTGCCAAATAATAGCACCCATGTAATCAAAACCTACAGTTTCACAAAATTTAATTATTTCTGTTCTTATTGGGATAACCTTATATCTTCCATAATATACAGAACGGGCAAACTGATCACCTATATTAACACATAAACGGCATCCTTTATGTAAAACCCTATGACATTCATTCCAGACCAAATTGAGATTGTTGATGTACTCCTCATAACTATCATTAAAACCTATCTGTCTTATATTTCCATAATCCTTTAGTTGCCAATAAGGTGGTGAGGTAATAACAAGATGGACTGATTCATCAGATACTTCTTTCATATACCTAGAATCTCCAATGATTATTTTATGTAAGGTTTTCATATCATCCCTTATATATATTTTGTAAAAGGTAAAACTGATATTCTATTATCATAGTATATACAAAATTTAAAAGTTATATAAAATAATAGTATCAAATAATATTTTATATCCTCTTTTGAGACTGTGTTATATTTTCTGTAAAATTGTTCTTCGAAAACTTTAATAATTAAACTCTTCTTCGTCTTTTATTTCAAGTACCAAAATGGACATATTTTTTGATTTTGAATCTATTTTTTCAGTATTTACAGTTACTTTTTCTTTTTTTTCTAGAATCTTACTATCTTTATTATTTTCATCTAAAAATTCTTTAGCTATAGCTTCTTTAGATTTTTTCCTTTTTAATCCTCTTTCTTTAAAAGGACTAAAAAATCCCGAGACTTTTGTTTTCAAATCAGATTTTTTAACTACTTTTTTCTTATCTTTATCTACTTTTTCTGAAATTAACTGATTATACAATTTACTTTTTAAAATATTACTTAAGGACTTTTTATCATCATCCTTTACACCTTTATTACTTTCTAAATATTTTTTAATAATTTCTTCATTAATCTTTTTTCTATCAAGGCTTTTCTTTTTTAAGAAACTAATAGCTTCTGATAAATTTAACTTTATGTTGAATTTTTTAATTTCTGGTATATATACTTCTGTTTTCTCTATTATTTCAAGTATCTCATCTTTAT from Actinomycetota bacterium harbors:
- a CDS encoding thermonuclease family protein, whose protein sequence is MKTLHKIIIGDSRYMKEVSDESVHLVITSPPYWQLKDYGNIRQIGFNDSYEEYINNLNLVWNECHRVLHKGCRLCVNIGDQFARSVYYGRYKVIPIRTEIIKFCETVGFDYMGAIIWQKVTTCHTTGGATVMGSFPYPRNGILKLDYEFILIFKKYGKSPRVNRDIKEQSKLTKDEWNQYFTGHWNFPGEKQDKHLAMFPKELPRRLIKMFSFVGDTILDPFLGSGTASLAAKNTNRNSIGYEINDDFIPIMKEKLGIKQNTLFKDAIFKIIKQGELKLKYEEEIKKLPYIFKDPIKFDKKVDPRKLRFGSKIDNSYYKKEKYHIVKQIISPEILILNNGLRIRLLGVKEKPEKNREALQFLKEKTRGQKVFLKFDSIKYDEKNNLLCYLYLQNKTFINAHLIKNDCTYVDTTFNYKFKSRFLSYVGEK